In the genome of Sphingomonas alpina, the window CCACGCACCACCTGCTACAACCGGTTCAATCGGTGGCGGCAGGCGGGCGTGTGGGATCGGTTGATGGACGTCATCAGCGCCGCGCACGACGGCAACATCCAGATGATCGACAGCACTTCGATCCGGGCTCACCAACAGGCTGCGACGGCAAAAGGGGGCAGACCATTGTCTCGGTCGCTCCCGAGGCGGGCTTACGACCAAGATCCACGTCGTCGTCGACGCGCAAGGGCTCCCGATCCGACTCGGCCTCACTGCGGGCCAGACGCACGACGGGCAGATCGTAGACCGGCTTCTCGATCACCTCGGCCCGCGCACTATCGTGCTGGCCGACAAGGCATACGGTGCCGACCGCATCCGGGAGCTGATCCAGGATCAGGGTGCGACGCCCAACATCCCGCCTAAGAGTAACCGTAAGTGGAAGCCCTGCTTCAGCAAGCGCCTCTACCGCGAGCGCAACCTGATCGAGCGGTTCTTCTCGAAGCTCAAGCACTTCCGCCGTGTCGCCACCCGCTACGACAAGTTGCCCGCAAACTTCCTCGCCATGATCCAGCTCGCCTCAATGCGCCTGTGGCTGCGTGTTTATGAGTCTACGGCCTAGTATCTGATAAATAATGATATTATGGAGATTTGTCGTCGAGGCGGAGAGCCCGGGATATGACACAAACCGGTGTCCCATATCTCCCGTCATGCTCGCCTATGCCGCATCAATTCTCCGCCGCAACCAGCTCCAGCGCGCGGTCCATCAGCTTGGTCGCGCTGGTCCCTTCGGGCATGTCATTGGCATAGACGGAAAAGATCAGCATCCGCCCGCTCCTGCCGGTCATATAGCCCGACAGCGCCGAGCTGGCGTTGAGTGTGCCCGTCTTGGCGAACAATTTGCCCTCGAGCGTGGTGCCGACGAAGCGCTTGGACAGAGTCCCGTCCACCCCGGCAATCGGCAGCGTCGCGCGATAGGCCGCGCCCCAGGGCTGGCCGGCGATCCAGCGCAACAGGATCGTCACGCCGCGCGGGGCGACGCGGTTATAGCTCGACATGCCGGAGCCGTCGGAAAAGTCGTAAGCGGTGCGCGGCACGCCGGCGCGCTCCAGCATCGCGCGCACTTCAGCGGTGCCATCGGCGATCGATCCGCTGCCGCTGCGGCGGCTGATCCGGCGCAGCATCAGCTCGGCATGCAAATTCTGGCTGACCTTGTTGATCAGCGTCAGGTCCTGCGCCAGCGGTGGCGGGGTGAGCTGGGCCAGTACCGGCTCGCGCGGCGGACGCGGCGCAGGCGCGCCCTTGCGGATCGCCGGGTCGTCGGTTGGGCCCAGCGGGCGATGCCGCGCGGTCACCGTCCCGGTCACCCGCACGCCGCGCGCCTCGAGCATCCGCTTGAAGGTCCAGGCGGCATAAAGCGCTGGCTCGTCGATGCCGAGGAGCAGTATTTCGGGTTTGGCATCCGCCGCGATCGTCCCGCTCAGGCTGACCAGCTTGCCGTTCGCCGCGCGGTCGAACTCCAGATCGGTCTTGCCCGTCGCCACCGTCACCGCGGTGTTGAAAACATTGTAATAGGGTGACAGATCGACCCGCGGCTTGGCGCCGACCGCGCCGGGCGTCACGCGCAGCGGCAATTCATTGTCGTCAAGCGTCAGCGCCGATGTGGCGGTACCCGATCGCGTCGGAATATTGTTCCAGCTCATCCCCGCGCCCCAGCGTTGGTTGGGATACAGGCTGTCATCGCCGCGCACGTCATGCACCACGCGTGTTTTTGCAGCGACCGCGTCGGCCAAAGTGGCAAGGCAATCACTGGTGCAATCGGCTGCGCTGGACAGAAATGCGTCGCCACGGCCTTCGAGGACCAGGTCAGGCGCGCCTTTTCCGGACGGCTCAAGCCGCACGGCTGTGCCGCCATCGGCATCCGGCTGATCGAGGCCGCTCAGCGTGGCGAAGGCAGCGGCGGTGGTGAAGATCTTGGTGTTGGATGCGGGGATGAAGCGCTGGTCGGGGTTGATCGCAATGATCTCGCGCCCGTCCTCGGTCGTGACGACCAGCCCGAACCGCGTGCCGGGCGCCGCCTCGGCGAATGTCGTCTCGACGCGCTGCTGAAGCGATGGCGCCTCCTGTGCAGCAAGCGGCGGGGCGAGCGCCGGGGCCAGCAGGGTCAGGGCCAGTATCGCGATGGTGGGTTTGGATGGCATCATGGCTTGAGCCTAGAAGGAATGGCGCGGGGAGCAACCGGGCACCGCTCATTCAGAGCGTTGGCGCGGCCATAACCGATGCGCATAGCCGCGGCGTTCCATGCTTGTCGGAGGAGTGCGCGCGGGTCAGAACAACCGCATGGCATGGCAGACCGCTTTTCGATTGATCGCATGCGCTGCGGCGCTGATGCTGACGGGTGCATCGGCGCCGTCCGAACCCGATCCGCTTGCCGCAGCGCTCGCACTGCCCGTGGCCGGCGACCTGACCGGGGCGCGCGACGCGGCGCGCTTCGCCTGGGTCGAGAACCAGGCCGGCGCGCGCAATGTCTGGGTCGCCGATCGCGGCAAACCTGCACGGCAAGTCACGGCTTTTGCCGCGGATGACGGGCAGCAACTCTACGATGTCGTTCTGAACAGCGACGGGACGCGCATCGCCTTTGTGCGCGGCGGCGACGAGGAATTTCCCGACGGCTCGATCCCCAATACCGCCTCCGCGACCCTGTCGCCGAAACAGCAGGTCTTTGTCGGCAGTGCGGACGACGCCGCGCCGGTCGCGGTGGGGGAGGGGCATTCGCCGGCCTTCGCGCCCGACGGCGCGCGGCTTGCCTATACTCGCAAGGGTGCGATCTGGCTGTGGGACGGGACGACGTCGCGCCGGCTTGCGAACGTCGCAGGAGAGGTGACGCGGCTGCAATGGTCGCCGGATGGCACGCGGCTGCTGTTCGTCGACAATCGCGACGATCACAGTTTTGTCGGCTTGCTCGACCTTGCCGGCACCAACGTCCGCTATCCCGATGCCTCGTTCGGTTTTTTCGGTCGAGCCGATCTTCTCGCCTGACGGCAAGGCGATCGCCTTTATCCATTATGTCGATCCTCCTGCAGGTGCGACCGCGCAAAGCGGCCCTTACTGGTCGCTGCGCATCGCCGACGCCGCGAGCGGCGCATCGCGCGCATTGTGGAGCGCGCCGGCGGGCGATGGCGCGCGCTATTACGGCACGCGCAGTCGCAACCTGTTCTGGGGCGTGGACGGGCAACTCGTCTTTCCCTGGGAACGCAGTGGCTGGGTGCATCCCTTCGCGATCGATGCGGCAAGGGGCGGAGAGCCGCGTGACCTGACCCCGGGCGCGTTCGAGGTGGAGAGTTTCCTGCTCGGCCGGGACGGGCAATCGCTGATCTATGCTGCCAATGCGGGCGATATCGATCGCCGGCATGTCTGGCGCGTGCCGCTCTCCGGTGGCGCACCGCTTCGCGTGACGCAAGGATCTGGCATCGAGAGTTTTCCAACGCCGGGGGGTTATGCGCTGGCGGCGATTGCGACCGATGCGACGCATCCCGCGCATCCGGTGCTGGTGGATCGCGCGATGACGCCGCTCGGCAGGAAAGTCGCGGCGCAGGATTTCGTCACGCCCGAGGCAATAGTCTTCAAGGCTGCTGACGGTGTGGAGGTCCATGCACAGCTGTTCCGCGCGCGCGGTCCGGGCCGCCATCCGGCGTTGATCTTCGCACATGGCGGGCCGCGGCGGCAGATGCTGCTCGGCTTTCATCCGAGCGGCTATTATTCCAACGCCTATATCCTCAACCAGCATTTCGCCGCGCAGGGCTATGACGTGCTGGCGGTCAATTATCGCAGCGGCACCGGCTATGGCCGCGCCTTTCGCAATGCCCCGGAGACAGGCCGCGGCGGCGCGTCGGAATATCGCGATATCCTCGCCGCCGGGCGCTGGCTTGCCGCGCAGTCTCACGTCGATCCGGCACGGATCGGTATCTGGGGCGGCAGCTGGGGCGGTTATCTGACCGCACTGGCATTGGCGCGGAACAGCGACCTGTTCGCCGCCGGGGTGGATTTCCACGGCGTGCACACCATGCTCCGCGCGGTCGAGAACAACCTCTCGCCCGACGCGCAGGCGGCGGCGCGCCAATTGCAATGGACCTCATCGCCGATGGGCTCGATCGACCAATGGCGCTCGCCGGTCCTGGTGATCCATGGCGATGACGACAAGAATGTCGATTTCGCCCAGTCGGTGCTGCTGGTGCGCGAATTGACCGCGCGCCGGATTCCCTTCCGTTTCCTGACCGTTCCCGATGAGCGCCACGATTTTCAGCGCTATGCCAATTGGCTGGCCAGCTACCGTGCGGCCGATGCCTTCCTGGCTCAGACGCTGATGCGTAAGGAACCACTGCCCTGATCTGGTTGCGCAATTCGCTGGCGCTGGTCGCGGCGGTGGCCGGGATCGGCTCGCCCTCGGTCGATGATCGAACCACGTTGATCCGGGGCGCGCGTGTGTTCGACGGCAGCGGCGCGCCGGCGGTGGTGGAAAATGTCCTGATCCACGGCGACCGCATCGTCGCGGTCGGCAAGAAGATACGCGCCCCGGCCGGCAGCAAGGTGATCGATGCGCGGGGCTTGACCCTCATCCCCGGGCTGCACGATCTCCACACCCATATGCGCTCGCCCGCGTTCGACGGGCCTGACGATCTGCCCAAATCCTATGCCGGCTATCTCCGCCACGGTGTGACCACGGTGAACGAATTCTCCGTCTCGGGCGAAATGATCGCGCCGATCCGCGAGATGACCGGCCAGTCGACCGGGGCTGCTGGCACTGTGACTGCACCGAACCTGAAGCTCGCGATCCGCTTCGGCGTGCCCGGCGGGCACGGCACCGAATATGGCTGGGGCAATTTCTTCACGCTGCAGGTGCAGACGCCGCGCGCCGCTCATCTCGCCATGGCGCGGGCGCTCGCGTACAAGCCCGATGTCATCAAGGTATTCGCCGATGGCTGGCGCTATGGCCGCGGTTCGGGGCTGGACAGCATGAACCAGCCGACACTCGCCGCGATCGTGCGCGATGCGCATGCCGCGCATATTCCGGTGATCACCCACACCGTCACGCTGGCCGGCGCCAAGCTGGCGGCATCGGCCGGGGTCGATGCGCTCGGCCACGGCGTCGGCGACGCGCTGGTCGATGACGAGCTGATCGCACTGATGAAGGCGAACGGTACCGGCTATGTCCCGACTCTGGTGGTCTATGAGCCGCAACAGGACCGCAGCTTCACACCCGCCGAATGGCGCGAACTGCGCCCGCCCGAACGCGCGCAGGAGCAGGAACGGCTGGCCCGGCCGATCGAGCCGATCCCCGAGCTGGACTCGAAACGCTGGACGATCATGCGGGAGAATGTCCGGCGGCTTAAGGCGGCCGGGATCCGCATCGGCATCGGCACCGATGCCGGGATCGGCGGCGTCTATCATGGCAGCTCGACGATCCGCGAGATGCGCTGGCTGACTCTGCTTGGCCATACCCCGGCCGAGGCGCTGGTGGCGGCGACCGCGGCCAGCGCCGGGATCCTGCGCGAAAGCGCTGACCATGGCCGCATCGCGCCCGGCCAGCGCGCCGACCTGGTGCTGGTCGGCGGCAAGCCCGATGAGCGGATCGACGATCTCTACGATGTCCGCCGCGTGTTCGTGTCGGGGCGCGATGTACCGCTGAAGCCGCTCCGGGACGCGCTCGACAGCACTGCGATGTCGCCCCTGCCACTGCACCGCATGACGGGGCCGATCGATACCGGCGCGGGCCGGGGAGGGCGGACCGATCTTGACACGCTGCCGGTTGAAAGCACCGACTCAGGCGTGGACCACAGCCATCTCGATTTTGCCCGCCCCGATCAGGGCGAGGACAAGAGGCTGTTCATGGTCGCGCATCTCGGCTCGGCGCCGAAGCCCTATGCGCAGTTGATCCTGCCGCTCACCAAAGGCGCCGTGCAACTCGCCGATGCGCGCGGTTTCGCCGGCGTGGCGTTCGAGGCGCGCGGCGCGGGGCAGTACCGGCTGTTGTTCGACAGTTACGGCCTGGACGGCAGCGCGAACTTCGCAGCACCGTTCGCGGCGGATCAAAGCCGCCAAGAGATCCGCATTCCGTTCAGCGCCTTTCGCAGCCGGGACGACAAGGCCGTGCTCGATCCGGCCCGGCTACGCGCGGTGATCGTGCGGCTCGATGGTCCGCCCGACGGCAAGGCCTGGCTCGAACTGGCCAGGCTGCGCTTCTACCGTGCCGATCCCTGACGGTCAGCGGCTGGCGGCAGCCTCGGGTGGCAGCGACGCAGCGCTGATCGTGTGGGCAATCCTCTGCAGGAAGGACACCGGGCCCGCCTCGTGAAGCGCGCGGCCGCTGCTCAGCGCGCCATCGATCACCACTCCCATCTGCAGGGCGAAATGGTCGGGATCCGCTATGCCCATTTCACTCGCCAGCGCTGCGAGGCGCCGGCGCAGTTCCGCCTTGTGCGCAACCGCGACCTTGCGCGCCGGATGCGCCTCATCGGCATATTCGGCCGCGATGTTGATTTGCGGACAGCCGCGATAGCCGGGGCGGGCGACGCGCTCGCCGATCCATTCCAGTTGCGCGTCGAGCTCCTGCGCGGGCTGGCCGGCATGGGCGATCGCCACCGCATCCCATTGCGCCCAGAAATCCCGATCCTCATTGTGCAGAAACGCTTCGATCAAATCGTCCTTGGTGCGGAAATGCCGGTACAGGCTGGTCTTGGCGACACCCGCGCGCTCGACGATCAGGTCGACGCCAATCGCGCGCGTTCCCTCGCGATAGAAGAGTTCGCCTGCCGTTTGCAGGATCCGGTCGCGCACGCTTGCGGCGTTCTCGCCCGGCTCGGTCTGGTTTTGCTTCACTCCGTCCAACCTCATGAAATCCGGTCGCCGCCGGCATTGCTACACCGGAATGCTTGACGACGCTACAGATCTGTATCATTAGAACAGACAGGTCTGTAGCGTCGAGGGTGATATCATGAGCATCGCGAGTGAAAACAAGATCGTCGCCGTCATCGGCGGCGCTGGCCATACCGGGCGCTTCGTCGTCGCCGAGCTGAAGCGGCGCGGTCTGGGGGTGATTGTGGTTGGGCGCGACCAGCAGAAGCTGGCCGCCGAAGCGGCTTCACCGGGCATCACGGTGCGGGCAGCAGGCATGGACGACCCGACCTCGCTCGATGACGCTCTGTCGGGGGCGGCCGCAGTGATCAATTGCGCCGGGCCCTTCATGGACACCGCGATTCCGGTGATCGACGCCGCGCTGCGTGCCGGCATCCCCTATCTCGACGTCACCGCTGAACAGCAGACGGTGCAAGCGATCATCGCAACCCGTGACGCCGCCGCCCGGCAGGCAGGTATCGTGCTGCTGCCCGCGGCGGCATTTTATGGCGGACTCGCCGACCTGCTTGCCGGCGCGGTTCATGACGGATCCGGGCCGGTCGACGAAGTGACCGTGGCGATGTTCCTGGACAGCTGGCATCCGACCAGCGGCACGCGTGTGACCGGTCAGCGCAACACCGCCAAAAGGCTGATGCAGCGGCAGGGCCGGCTGGAAGTGATTCCGGATCCGGCGCCGACCCGACACTGGAGCTTCCCTGCGCCGTTCGGGGATCAGGACATGGTCATGCTCCCGCTCACCGAAATGATCACGCTCGCGCATCACTTGCGCCCCGAAACGATCGACAGCTGGATCAATCTGGCGCCGCTGCGTGACCTCCGTGATCCGGCGACACCACCGCCCCAGCCAAGCGACGCGCAGGGACGCTCGGCGCAACTCTTCGCCATGGATGTGCTGGTGCGAACGGGCGACCGGGTACGCCGCGCAACCGCCAGCGGCCAGGACATCTACGCCATCACCGCGCCGATCATCGTCGAGGCGGTCGAGCGGCTGCTGGCCGGCGAAGCTTGGGACAAGGCGGGTACGCGCACGCTCGGTGATGTTTTCGATGCCCGCGCCTTTCTGGATGCGCTGGGGCCGGACACGTTGCGGGTTGTCTATCAGGACGCGGCCTGACCTTTGCCCGCCTTGGCATTGTTGCACGCTGCCGTTTCCAGCGCGGTCCATTGCCGCGCCTGTTATGATACGACGTCCGTCATGAGCGATCACCGGAAACTGGCTTTATGGGCGGCGGATTGTGCCGAGCGGGTACTGGATCTGTTCGAAGCGCAGCATCCCGACGATGCCAGGCCGCGACAGGCAATCCAGGCGGCGCGGCAATGGGAAAGCGGCGATCTGGCGATGACCGGCGCGCGCGATCATGCCTTTGCCGCCCATGCGGCGGCGCGCGACGCTGCCACTCCTGCCGGATCCGCCGCAGCCCGCGCGGCCGGGCACGCTGCGGCCACCGCGCATGTCGTCACACATGCCCCCCATGCCGCGACCTATGCACTGAAGGCTAAAGCATTTGCGGGAGGGGACGCAGAGGCAGAACGGAACTGGCAGCGCCTCCATTTGCCGTCTCATCTTCGGAACCTTGTGCCGTGACGCCGCATTCACTGCGTTGAAGCAGGGAGATCAGGACCATGGGCGACAAACGCATCGATGCGGCATCGCGGATCATCAAGGCCTCGCCGCAGTCCCTGTATCGCGCCTTTGTCGATGCCGATGCCTGGCTGATCTGGCTGCCGCCTGAGGGCATGACGGGCAGCATCGAGCTGTTCCAGCCGTTTGAAGGCGGGCGTTACCGCATGACCCTGACTTATGACGAACTGCCGGCAGGCACATCGGGCAAGGCATCGGCCGATTCCGATGTAGTTCGCGGACAGTTCGTGAGGCTGGTGCGGGACGAGCGCGTCGTGCAGGTCGTCGAATTCAGATCCGACGACCCGGCCTTTGCCGGCGAGATGACCATGACCTGGTCGCTGACGCCGGTGCCCGACGGCACTGAGGTGCGCATCATCTGCGAGAATGTGCCGCCGGGCATCAAGCCGGAGGACCATGCGGTCGGGCTCGGCTCGACGCTCGACAATCTTGCGGCCTTTACCGAATAGCGCGCCTCCGACGTGGAATTGACGTCGATTCAACGCTGGTGGCGACCATGGCATTGGACCGCCCGGCGGACCCATTTCGGACTCCGGCGCGCTCTTTCACATGGTCGGAGAACTGATTTAAGCTGGCTGATAGCTGGCTGATAGCTGGCTGATAGCTGGCTGTTACCTGGCTGTTACCTGGCTGTTCCATGGCTGTTATTCGTTAACAGCCAGTAGCCAGTAAGATGCTGAAAAGCATTGTGAATTCGGACGCTGGAGCTCGATTTAACAGCCAGGAAAAAAGTTATCAGCGAATAACAGCCAGGAACAGCCAGCTTTGCGTGGACCGCTAGACTGGGATGAGGTTTGATTGAACCACCTGGTCATTCCCGCGAAAGCGGGCATCCCGCTTTCGCGGGTATGACGGAAAAGAGTTACTTAAAGTCTCTGGCTCTAGACGTAATGCGGCTCGCCGCGCTCGTGTAGCTCCTCGTAATGGACCAGCGCGGGTTCGGGACCCAGCGGCACCGGCTCGCCAGCCCGGAATGCCCATTCGCCGCGGTCGCAATCCTCGGCGCGGACATAGCCGTTGATGTACAGGCGGCGGCGATGGCTCGACCGGTTGGTGCCTGAGCCATGGACCAGATAGGGGCTCCACAGTGCCAGGTCGCCGGGATCGAGCACCACGTCGACCGCATCGTCCGGCGACAGGTCGGCGGAGAGCAGCGCAGAATCGCTCATCGATCTGCCCAGTACCTCAATCGATGAATCCAGATCGAGATTGCCGCGCAAATGGCTGCGCGGAATGAAGCTCATGCAGCCGGAATCGTGGGTGTGCGGGTCGATCGCGAGGCCGGTCTGGATATAGGACGTGCCGAGATTACGATACGCCGCATCCGGCTTGCGAAAGCGCGAATCCTGATGCCAGGCGAAATCGCCCTGACCGCCGGGCGCTTTCCAGTGCAGCTGGTTGATGATCTGCTTCAGGTCGCCGCCGATCAGCGGTTCGAGGATGCCGGCGACGCGACGGTCGGTGCGCAGCGCGTTCAGCACCGGCTGGTGATAGGACGGCCACTGTGCCATCCGCACGACCGGGCCATCTGTGCCGTCCGCGACATTGTAGAACAGATTGCCGTGCCGGAAGCTGCGGCCGTGCTGTACGCCCTCGGCATGGATCTGGTCGACCGCTGCGCCAACCGCTTCGATCTCCGCCGCGGTGAAAACGCCGCGCACGATCGCATAGCCGTCGCGGTGATAGGCGACGGCGATGTCGTCCCGATCCTTGCTCGCCATTGCCGTTCCTTCCATCGCTCGTTCAGTCGTCGCGCCGCGACCGGTAAATCTCTTCGTCGAGTTCGCCTTCCCAGCGCGCGACGGTGGTCGCGACCGTCAGGTTGGCGCTTGCGCTCGGCACCGTGCGGGTCATGTCGAGCAGCCGGTCGAACGGCAGCACGAAGCCGACGACCAAAGCCGTCTGTTCGGGCGGAATACCGACTGCCGACAGGACGGCGGCAAGCATGAACAGTGAGGCTGAAGGGACCGGCGCGGTGCCGAACGCGGCGAGCGCGCCGGTCAGCAGCACCAGGCCGTAGACGCCGGGCGTGAGCGGCGTGCCGAACGCCTGTAATGCGAACATGCTGAGCAGGCCGACATACATCGCCGTCCCGTCCTTGCCGATGCTCGCGCCGAGCGGGAGGACGGTGGAGAAGACCGGCCGGCCGACGCCGAGATTGCTCTCCGCCACGCGCATCGCAACTGGCAGCGTGGCTGAGCTCGACGCAGTCGAAAAGGCGACGACCAGCGCATCGACGATGCCGCGGAAAAAGGGCAGCACGGGCAGGCGGGCAGCGAATTTCAGCAACAGGCTGTGCACCACCAGGATCTGGATCAGCGATCCGAGCACGACGGCAAGCGCCAGCCAGCCGACATGCACGAACACCGCCGCGCCATTGGCGGCGACCGCACCGGCGATCAGCGCGAACACGCCGAACGGAGTCGCTTCCATGACGATCCCGACGATCTTGAGCAGCACCGCAGAGGTCGATTGCAGCAGCGCGGCGAACGGCTTGCCTGCTTCGCCCGCAACCACAGTCCCGACGCCGAACAGGATCGCGACGAAGATCAGCGCGAGCATGTCGCCCTTGGCCAGTGCCTCTACGATGTTCAGCGGGATGATGCCGATCAACTGGTCATAGGGTGTGACCGGCGTGCCGAGCGCATGCGCGACGGCGGTGCCGAGCGGCGCATCGACTCCCGGGCGTACCAGCGCGGCGACCAGCATGCCGACCGACACGGCGACCGCGGTGGTGAAGGCGAACAGACCGATGGTTTTCGCGCCGAGCCCGCCGAGCCGCTTGGGATCGGCCAACGCGGTGATGCCCGACGCAATGGTGATCAGCACGATCGGCGCGACCAGCATGCGGATTGCGCGCACGAACAGATCGCCCATGAAGGCGACCGCCGGCGTCGCCGACGGCCACACCAGCGCGAAGATCAGCCCGAGCGCGAGCGCGCCCAGCACGCGCTTCCACAAGGCGATCGTGAACCAGGTGCGGAGCAGGCTCAAGAACAGCTGCCTGGGGTCGGTTTGCGCGGCAGGGCCCGTCCGGCGGCGCGCTTCGTCAGAACGCCATTGTCGACCGCGACCACGCCATTGACCAGCACGGTGCGCACCCCGACCGCCAGCAGCGTCGGCTGCTCATAGGTCGCGCGCGGCGCGTAGCTTTTGGGGTCGAATACCACCACATCGGCGAACGCGCCGGGCTTCAAATGCCCGCGTCCCTCAAGATGGAAAGTATCGGCGGTCAGCGTCGAGCTCCGCTCGATGAATTCGCGCAGGGTCAGCACCTTATCGGCGGCGACGTACTTGGCGTATTTGCGCGCATAGGTCGCATAGACGCGCGGATGGCCGGTCGAGGCATCCGATCCGGTCATCACCCAGGGTTGCTTCATGAAGGCGGCGATGTCGGGCTCGATCTGGTTGAACGAGGCGACCGCTGGATCGCCGATGCGGATCACCGCGATGGCGGCGGCGAGCGGGTCCTCCTTGCGAGCCTTTGCGATGTCGGCCAGCGTGCGGCCCTTGAACTGGCCGGCGGTGATCAGCAGCGATGCCGCGCCGCCACGCTTGCGCAAGGTCTCGGTCATGCCGGTGCGTAGCTTCTCGGCAAGCTTGGGATCGTCGAAGCGCTTGAGCAGCGCCGGGCGCCCGCCATCCTGCGCCCAGAGCGGGATCAGCGATGCGGTCAGGCTCGTGCCCGATGCGGACCAGGGATATTGGTCGGCGGTGACGTCCTGCCCGGCGCGGCGCGCGGCCTCGACCTTGGCGATGATCGCGGCCGCCTGGCCCTGCACGTCCACGCCCAGCGCCTTGATGTGCGAGATATGCACCGGCAGCTTGCCCTCGCGCCCGATCGTGATCGCTTCGTCGATCGCGGCGGCAAGGCCGACAGTATAGCTCGATTCATCGCGGATATGGCTGTCATAGATGCCGCCATGCCGGCCGGCTTCGGCGGCCAGCGCGACCACTTCATCGGTCTTGGAGAAGCTTTGCGGCGCATAGAACAGGCCAGTCGACAGGCCCATCGCACCCTGGCACATCGCGGTCGCGGTCAGCGACTTCATCTGCGCCAATTCGGCGGTGGTGGGGGCACGGTCAGCGGCGCCGACCACTTTCGTCCGAACAGCGCCAAACCCGACATAGGCGGCGAAATTGATCCCGACCGGCTTTGCCGCGACACTGCCCAGCACCTTGGCGATATCCGGGGAACCGCCACCGTCATTGCCGATGAAAGCGGTGGTCACGCCCTGCATCAGGAAAGGCGGGATCAGGCGGGTCGCGGGATTTGCGGAGGCAAGCGCGTCGCCCATATGGGTGTGCGGATCGATAAAGCCCGGCGCTACCACCATCCCGGTGGCGTCGATCACACGTTTGGCGGTGACATCGGCATGGGCGGCAACGATCTGGATGTGGTCGCCACTGATCGCGACATCGCCGACGAACGGCGCGTCCGATCCGGTATAGATAGTGCCGCCGCGGATCAGCAGGTCGACGCTTTGCCGCGCCGGTGCAGCGCCGCACGCGCTCGTCAGGATGGTCGCTACAGCCAGGACGCGCGCGATGCGGTTCATATCGTTCCCCAAAAGCCTGTAGCCGGCGGGGCGAGCATACCGCTCTCGTCCGTGACACCGCCGGGTCGATCCTCCCTGAGCCAGATCGGGCCGTCAAGATCGACAAAGTCCGACAGGCGCGCGACGTGCAGGGCAGGGGCGATCGAAAGCGAGGAGCTGACCATACAGCCAGTCATCAGCCCAAGCCCACGCGCGCGCGCCGCCCGGGCCAGCTCGAGCGCTGCGGTCAGCCCGCCGGCCTTGTCGAGCTTGACGTTCACATGGCTATAGCGGCGCGCGATCACATCGAGATCGGCGGCGACATGGACCGACTCGTCGGCGCAGATTGGCACAGCCGAGGTAAACCCTTCGAGCCACGCATCATGGTCGGCCGGCACCGGCTGTTCGAGCAGCGCGACCCGCGTTTCGATCAGCAATGGCTGCAGTGCCTCGACCAGTGCCTGGTTCCAGCTCTCATTGGGGTCGACGATCAGCGCAGCATCGGGTGCAGCATTGCGCACCGCGCGGATCTGCGCGGCGGGGTCATTGGCATCGACCTTGATCTTGAGCAGCGGTGCGGCGGCGAGCGCGGCGGTGGCTCGCGCCATTGCCTCAGGCGAGTCGATGACGATGGTCAGCGCGCTCGCCAGCGGCTGCGGCTCTGGCGCGCCGATCAGGCTCGCCACGCTTCTGCCCGACTGGCGCGCTTCGAGGTCCCACAGTGCGCAGTCGACCGCGTTGCGCGCGGCGCCTG includes:
- a CDS encoding saccharopine dehydrogenase family protein; translated protein: MSIASENKIVAVIGGAGHTGRFVVAELKRRGLGVIVVGRDQQKLAAEAASPGITVRAAGMDDPTSLDDALSGAAAVINCAGPFMDTAIPVIDAALRAGIPYLDVTAEQQTVQAIIATRDAAARQAGIVLLPAAAFYGGLADLLAGAVHDGSGPVDEVTVAMFLDSWHPTSGTRVTGQRNTAKRLMQRQGRLEVIPDPAPTRHWSFPAPFGDQDMVMLPLTEMITLAHHLRPETIDSWINLAPLRDLRDPATPPPQPSDAQGRSAQLFAMDVLVRTGDRVRRATASGQDIYAITAPIIVEAVERLLAGEAWDKAGTRTLGDVFDARAFLDALGPDTLRVVYQDAA
- a CDS encoding putative immunity protein; this translates as MSDHRKLALWAADCAERVLDLFEAQHPDDARPRQAIQAARQWESGDLAMTGARDHAFAAHAAARDAATPAGSAAARAAGHAAATAHVVTHAPHAATYALKAKAFAGGDAEAERNWQRLHLPSHLRNLVP
- a CDS encoding SRPBCC family protein, translating into MGDKRIDAASRIIKASPQSLYRAFVDADAWLIWLPPEGMTGSIELFQPFEGGRYRMTLTYDELPAGTSGKASADSDVVRGQFVRLVRDERVVQVVEFRSDDPAFAGEMTMTWSLTPVPDGTEVRIICENVPPGIKPEDHAVGLGSTLDNLAAFTE
- a CDS encoding phytanoyl-CoA dioxygenase family protein; its protein translation is MASKDRDDIAVAYHRDGYAIVRGVFTAAEIEAVGAAVDQIHAEGVQHGRSFRHGNLFYNVADGTDGPVVRMAQWPSYHQPVLNALRTDRRVAGILEPLIGGDLKQIINQLHWKAPGGQGDFAWHQDSRFRKPDAAYRNLGTSYIQTGLAIDPHTHDSGCMSFIPRSHLRGNLDLDSSIEVLGRSMSDSALLSADLSPDDAVDVVLDPGDLALWSPYLVHGSGTNRSSHRRRLYINGYVRAEDCDRGEWAFRAGEPVPLGPEPALVHYEELHERGEPHYV
- a CDS encoding dicarboxylate/amino acid:cation symporter; amino-acid sequence: MSLLRTWFTIALWKRVLGALALGLIFALVWPSATPAVAFMGDLFVRAIRMLVAPIVLITIASGITALADPKRLGGLGAKTIGLFAFTTAVAVSVGMLVAALVRPGVDAPLGTAVAHALGTPVTPYDQLIGIIPLNIVEALAKGDMLALIFVAILFGVGTVVAGEAGKPFAALLQSTSAVLLKIVGIVMEATPFGVFALIAGAVAANGAAVFVHVGWLALAVVLGSLIQILVVHSLLLKFAARLPVLPFFRGIVDALVVAFSTASSSATLPVAMRVAESNLGVGRPVFSTVLPLGASIGKDGTAMYVGLLSMFALQAFGTPLTPGVYGLVLLTGALAAFGTAPVPSASLFMLAAVLSAVGIPPEQTALVVGFVLPFDRLLDMTRTVPSASANLTVATTVARWEGELDEEIYRSRRDD
- a CDS encoding N-acyl-D-amino-acid deacylase family protein, producing the protein MNRIARVLAVATILTSACGAAPARQSVDLLIRGGTIYTGSDAPFVGDVAISGDHIQIVAAHADVTAKRVIDATGMVVAPGFIDPHTHMGDALASANPATRLIPPFLMQGVTTAFIGNDGGGSPDIAKVLGSVAAKPVGINFAAYVGFGAVRTKVVGAADRAPTTAELAQMKSLTATAMCQGAMGLSTGLFYAPQSFSKTDEVVALAAEAGRHGGIYDSHIRDESSYTVGLAAAIDEAITIGREGKLPVHISHIKALGVDVQGQAAAIIAKVEAARRAGQDVTADQYPWSASGTSLTASLIPLWAQDGGRPALLKRFDDPKLAEKLRTGMTETLRKRGGAASLLITAGQFKGRTLADIAKARKEDPLAAAIAVIRIGDPAVASFNQIEPDIAAFMKQPWVMTGSDASTGHPRVYATYARKYAKYVAADKVLTLREFIERSSTLTADTFHLEGRGHLKPGAFADVVVFDPKSYAPRATYEQPTLLAVGVRTVLVNGVVAVDNGVLTKRAAGRALPRKPTPGSCS